In one Henriciella litoralis genomic region, the following are encoded:
- a CDS encoding tetratricopeptide repeat protein: protein MSRRPALIASLCAFAAITFSLPASAQFGREQIARPDKDEVYADMAVERGWYDDAIERYSATCEDRSRQKATWSRNCRKLADIYRRGLEGGQDYDKAQALYDEACFTGRDDESCMQQANVSFKGTDGNQDYAYARKLYKEACSLGNKTGCAGYGSMLYRGQGGAMKRDEGKRYIQTACAEGDSWACERARGFGLPERRGL, encoded by the coding sequence ATGTCCAGACGTCCTGCACTCATTGCCAGCCTCTGTGCTTTCGCGGCGATTACATTCAGCCTCCCGGCGTCTGCGCAGTTCGGCCGCGAGCAGATTGCGCGTCCCGACAAGGATGAAGTCTATGCTGACATGGCCGTGGAGCGCGGCTGGTACGACGACGCCATCGAGCGCTACAGCGCCACCTGCGAGGACCGGTCTCGCCAGAAAGCAACATGGTCTCGCAATTGCCGCAAGCTGGCCGACATCTATCGCCGCGGGCTTGAAGGCGGTCAGGACTATGACAAGGCCCAGGCTCTTTATGACGAAGCCTGCTTCACAGGCCGCGACGATGAAAGCTGCATGCAGCAGGCCAATGTCAGCTTCAAGGGCACCGATGGCAATCAGGACTATGCCTATGCGCGCAAGCTGTACAAGGAAGCCTGCTCGCTCGGCAACAAGACCGGATGCGCCGGTTATGGCTCAATGCTGTATCGCGGTCAGGGCGGCGCCATGAAACGCGATGAAGGCAAACGCTACATCCAGACAGCCTGCGCTGAAGGCGATAGCTGGGCGTGCGAGCGCGCGCGAGGATTTGGCCTGCCTGAACGCCGGGGGCTCTAA
- a CDS encoding GGDEF domain-containing protein, whose translation MSHNYRLEQADPNSAVRALSFFGFVIVAALSLAIIFAIIFSSYFGTPRDQSDFMMMTIIITACVAGPMGALAAQNQYRVDRYHATLEAMASTDPLTGLLNRRAFKILANEEISRMQRTDHGVCIVTFDIDNFKRVNDAHGHAFGDRVLTSIANISHAALRGPFDRLGRWGGEEFVILLTNVNIDQAQSVCERLRERIASTDLTFNGTTVRVTASFGIAPLTKGCRLEESLEAADQMLYRAKSAGRNKVMSVAPLKSVA comes from the coding sequence ATGAGCCACAATTATCGTCTTGAGCAGGCCGATCCAAACTCCGCGGTGCGGGCACTGAGCTTCTTTGGCTTTGTAATCGTCGCCGCGCTGTCTCTTGCAATAATTTTCGCGATCATTTTCTCATCCTATTTCGGCACGCCGCGAGATCAGTCGGACTTCATGATGATGACGATCATCATCACCGCCTGTGTCGCCGGACCGATGGGCGCACTCGCCGCGCAAAACCAGTATCGGGTCGACCGCTATCACGCGACACTAGAAGCGATGGCGTCGACCGACCCGCTCACCGGGCTTTTGAACCGCCGGGCATTCAAGATCCTCGCCAATGAGGAGATTAGTCGCATGCAGCGGACCGATCACGGCGTTTGCATCGTGACGTTCGACATCGACAATTTCAAACGTGTGAACGATGCTCATGGCCACGCCTTTGGCGACCGGGTTCTGACATCCATCGCAAATATCAGCCACGCCGCGCTGCGCGGCCCGTTCGACAGGCTTGGTCGTTGGGGCGGCGAGGAATTTGTCATCCTGCTGACAAACGTAAACATTGATCAGGCGCAAAGTGTCTGTGAACGCCTGCGCGAGCGCATTGCCTCCACGGACCTGACGTTCAACGGCACCACGGTGCGCGTCACCGCCAGTTTCGGCATTGCACCTCTGACCAAGGGGTGCCGGCTCGAGGAATCGCTCGAAGCGGCTGACCAGATGCTCTACCGGGCCAAAAGCGCCGGTCGCAACAAGGTGATGAGTGTCGCCCCGCTGAAGAGCGTCGCCTGA
- a CDS encoding LLM class flavin-dependent oxidoreductase encodes MIPFSVLDLAPIVEGASAQDAIERASRLATHVDRLGYNRYWLAEHHNMPGIASAATAVMIARAGRDTKTIRLGAGGIMLPNHAPIMIAEQFGTLDAIYPGRIDLGLGRAPGGDQLVAQALRRTMVGGEDRFPREVMELQAYLGPVQPGQRVQAVPGGGSNVPLWILGSSTFGAQLAAHLGLPYAFASHFAPQQMMQAISIYRETFQPSEQLKKPYVMLGFNMIAADTDEEAHVLASSLRRTFVNLRRGTPTRLSPPDLSFDEEIQPHEHTMLETILSCSAVGSPQTVETKLKSFLEKTGADEMILSANIYDEKARHRSYEIAAEVRERLTVPKAAE; translated from the coding sequence ATGATACCTTTTTCCGTTCTCGACCTCGCCCCGATTGTTGAAGGCGCCAGTGCGCAAGACGCAATCGAACGCGCCAGCCGGCTTGCAACCCATGTCGACAGGCTTGGCTATAATCGCTACTGGCTGGCCGAGCATCACAACATGCCCGGCATTGCGAGTGCTGCGACGGCGGTCATGATCGCCCGCGCCGGCCGCGACACGAAGACCATCCGGCTCGGTGCCGGTGGCATCATGCTGCCCAATCATGCGCCGATCATGATTGCCGAACAGTTCGGCACGCTCGACGCTATCTATCCGGGGCGTATCGATCTTGGCCTTGGCCGCGCACCGGGCGGTGACCAGTTGGTCGCGCAGGCCCTGCGCCGCACGATGGTCGGCGGAGAAGACCGCTTCCCGCGCGAAGTCATGGAGCTGCAAGCCTATCTTGGGCCGGTTCAGCCCGGTCAGCGCGTGCAGGCTGTTCCCGGCGGCGGCTCGAACGTTCCGCTCTGGATTCTCGGCTCCTCGACATTTGGCGCGCAGCTGGCCGCCCATCTTGGCCTGCCCTATGCCTTTGCCTCACACTTTGCGCCGCAGCAGATGATGCAGGCGATCTCGATTTACCGTGAAACCTTCCAGCCATCCGAGCAGCTGAAAAAGCCTTACGTCATGCTCGGTTTCAACATGATTGCCGCCGATACTGACGAAGAAGCCCATGTGCTCGCCTCGTCCCTGCGGCGGACCTTCGTCAATCTGAGACGCGGAACGCCGACACGCCTCTCACCGCCCGATCTCTCCTTCGATGAAGAGATCCAGCCGCACGAACACACCATGCTTGAGACGATCCTCAGCTGTTCAGCCGTCGGGTCGCCGCAAACGGTGGAAACCAAGCTCAAAAGCTTCCTTGAGAAGACCGGGGCAGACGAAATGATCCTGTCGGCCAATATCTATGATGAGAAGGCCCGTCACCGCTCATATGAGATCGCTGCAGAGGTGCGCGAGCGCCTGACGGTGCCGAAGGCTGCTGAATAG